The window CCACGCTGTAGATGTCGTTGAAGAGAGTGGACTGAGTCCTTACCTCCGCGACCGGATCCTGGCTCAGGCGATCCCACTATGAAACCCGCGCATGTATTTCTGCGGCATATCTTAGATGCCATTGTATGGATTGAGCAGTACACTGCTGAGGGCGCGATTCCTTCATGGCGAACAAAATGATGCAGGATGCAACCGTGCGCAATCTTGAAATCATTGGAGATGCAGTCAAGAATCTACCTCCGAACCTGAGAGCGACCTACCCAGACATCCCATGGAGTCGCATTGCCGGATTGAGAGACGTGCTGATCCACGATTATTTCGGAGTGAACCTGGATTCCGTCTGGAACGTCATCGAAAACCGCCTCCCGGAGCTAAAACAGCACGTACTCGACATCCTCTCTACGCACCCATTCGATTCTCCTGATCAAGCGAATTGATCGCTGTCAATCCCTTCATATCTCATCCATGAATGAAACGCACCATCATCTCGTTCGACCCGGAGGTTCATGCGGTACTCCGCCTGAGATCTCTCCAGTCCAACCGATCCGTTTCCGACCTCGTCGACGAGGCTGTTCGCCTGATGCTCGCTGAGGATC of the Rhodothermales bacterium genome contains:
- a CDS encoding DUF86 domain-containing protein; amino-acid sequence: MANKMMQDATVRNLEIIGDAVKNLPPNLRATYPDIPWSRIAGLRDVLIHDYFGVNLDSVWNVIENRLPELKQHVLDILSTHPFDSPDQAN